The following are from one region of the Struthio camelus isolate bStrCam1 chromosome 38, bStrCam1.hap1, whole genome shotgun sequence genome:
- the FLNA gene encoding filamin-A isoform X3: MSAAGRARAEEAVSRADGSRAEPNRAAADGEMPATEKDLAEDAPWKRIQQNTFTRWCNEHLKCVHKRVGNLQTDLGDGLRLIALLEVLSQKKMGRKYNARPTFRQMQLENVSVALEFLERENIKLVSIDSKAIVDGNLKLILGLIWTLILHYSISMPMWDEEDEEEAKRQTPKQRLLGWIQNRLPQLPITNFSKDWQSGRALGALVDSCAPGLCPDWDSWDANKPVDNAREAMQQADEWLGIPQVITPEEIVDPNVDEHSVMTYLSQFPKAKLKPGAPLRPKLNPKKARAYGPGIEPTGNMVKQRAEFTVETISAGQGDVLVYVEDPAGHREEAKVVANNDKNRTFSVSYVPKVTGVHKVTVLFAGQHIAKSPFEVQVGRAAGDAGRVSAQGPGLEPIGNVANKSTYFEIFTAGAGPGEVEVAIVDPSGRRGAVEPTLEARGDGTYRCTYRPTAEGPHAVHVAFGGTPIPKSPFAVTVGQACNPAACRAVGRGLQPKGLRVKETADFKVYTKGAGSGELKVTVKGPKGAESVKQKDLGDGVFGFEYFPTTPGTYTVTVTWGGQHIPRSPFEVKVSPECGSQKVRAWGPGLEGGVVGKSADFVVEAIGDDVGTLGFSVEGPSQAKIECDDRGDGSCDVRYWPQEPGAYAVHVLCDNEDIRRSPFMADIRPAPRDSFPEKVKAQGPGLEKTGVAVNKPAEFTVDAKSGGKGPLKVQVQDAEGNPVDVSVKDNGNGTYSCSYVPKKPLKHTAMLSWGGVNIPQSPFRVNVGAGSHPHKVKVYGPGVAKTGLKAHEPTYFTVDCTEAGQGDVSIGIKCAPGVVGPAEADIDFDIIRNDNDTFTVRYTPRGPGAYTIMVLFADQATPTSPIRIKVDPSHDASKVKAEGPGVSRSGVELGKPTHFTVNAKAGGRAPLDVQVTGPGKGDAVRDLEVLDNHDGTHTVKYTPVQQGNLGVAVTYGGDHIPKSPFTVGVAPSLDLGKIKISGLDDKLEVGKDQEFTVKSKGAGGQGKVGAKITGPSRKPVPCKVEPGLSPENSLVRFIPREEGPYEVEVTYDGVPVPGSPFPVEAVPPTDPSKVRAYGPGLQGGLAGVPAPFTIDTKGAGTGGLGLTVEGPCEAKIECLDNGDGTCSVSYLPTEPGDYNINILFAGAHVPGSPFRAPVRAPFDASKVTCSGPGLEGATAGQPGHFRVDCSRAGTAELTIGITSEAGARAEVRVEDNGDGTYTIAYTPLSPGVYTITVEYGGQPVPHFPSKVRVEPAVDTAGVKVYGPGVEGKGVFREAVTEFDVDARALTKAGGPHVKTRVSNPSGNVTETFVEDRGDGTYHVEYTPYEEGMHTVEVSYAGSPVPHSPFRVPVTEGCDPARVRVHGPGIQSGTTNKPNKFTVETRGAGTGGLGLAVEGPSEAKMSCTDNKDGSCSVEYVPYEPGTYSLNVTYGGHQVPGSPFKVPVTDVVDSSKVKCAGPGLTPGVVRANVPQTFTVDTSKAGVAPLDVKVQGPKGVVEPVDVADNGDGTQSVSYVPSREGPYSISVRYGDEEVPRSPFKVKALPTHDASKVKASGPGLNTTGVPASLPVEFTIDAKDAGEGLLAVQITDPEGKPKKATIRDNQDGTYTVSYVPDMTGRYTILIKYGGDEIPYSPYRIRAVPAGDASKCTVTGAGIGPTIQIGEETVITVDAKAAGKGKVTCTVCTPDGSEVDVDVVENADGTFDIFYTAPQPGKYVICVRFGGEHIPNSPFQVMATDRPLLGVNGLDMAGLRPFDLVIPFTIKKGEITGEVRMPSGKVAKPDITDNKDGTVTVRFAPTEAGLHEMDIRYENMHIPGSPLQFYVDYVNSGHVTAYGPGLIHGTVNKPATFTVNTKDAGEGGLSLAVEGPSKAEISCTDNQDGSCSVSYLPVLPGDYSIVVKYNDKHIPGSPFTARITGDDSLRLSHLKVGTSADIPLDIGETDLSQLTATVTSPSGREEPCQLKRLRNGHVGISFVPQEVGEHLVHISRGGKPLARSPVAVTISQAELGDASRVRVAGPGLREGRTFEPAHFTIDTRDAGYGGLSLSIEGPSKVDITTEELEDGTCRVSYCPTEPGNYIISVKFGDQHVPGSPFSVKVTGEGRVKESITRRRRAPQEASVGTACDLSLKMPELSPHDVTAVVTGPSGQAVAAQVLEGDSGAYCIRFVPTETGVHSVSVKDRGQHVPGSPFQFTVGPLGEGGAHKVRAGGPGLERAEAGVPAEFSIWTREAGAGGLSIAVEGPSKAEIAFEDRKDGSCGVSYVVQEPGDYEVSVKFNEEHIPDSPFVVTAAAPCDAARRLTVSSLQESGLKVHQPASFAVSLNGAKGVLDAKVHSPSGALEECHITEVTEDKFAVRFIPRENGVYSIDVKFDGSHIPGSPFKVRVGEPGQAGDPGLVSAYGPGLEGGTTGSPAEFVVNTAKAGPGALAVTIDGPSKVKMECRECPEGYRVTYTPLAPGSYLIAVKFGGPHHIAGSPFKAKITGPRLVSSHSLRETSSVLVDAGGRAEAGGAPPGAPKFPSDAAKVVAKGLGLNKAFVGQKNSFTVDCSKAGNNMLLVGVQGPRAPCEEIVVKHLGNQLYNVGYLLRDRGDYVLVVKWGDQHVPNSPFHVSVP; encoded by the exons atgagcgcggcggggcgcgcgcgcgcggaggAGGCGGTGTCACGCGCGGACGGGTCGCGCGCGGAGCCAAACCGCGCGGCGGCGGACGGCGAGATGCCGGCCACCGAGAAGGACCTGGCGGAGGACGCGCCCTGGAAGCGGATCCAGCAGAACACCTTCACCCGCTGGTGCAACGAGCACCTCAAGTGCGTGCACAAGCGCGTGGGCAACCTGCAGACCGACCTGGGCGACGGGCTGCGCCTCATCGCCCTGCTGGAGGTGCTCAGCCAGAAGAAGATGGGCCGCAAGTACAACGCGCGGCCCACCTTCCGCCAGATGCAGCTGGAGAACGTCTCCGTGGCCCTCGAGTTCCTCGAGCGGGAGAACATCAAGCTGGTCTCCATCG ACAGCAAAGCCATCGTGGACGGGAACCTGAAGCTGATCCTGGGGCTCATCTGGACGCTGATCCTGCACTACTCCATCTCCATGCCCATGTGGgatgaggaggacgaggaggaggccAAGCGGCAGACGCCGAAGCAGCGCCTGCTGGGCTGGATCCAGAAccgcctgccccagctgcccatCACCAACTTCAGCAAGGACTGGCAGAGCGGCCGGGCCCTGGGCGCCCTGGTGGACAGCTGCGCCCCTG GGCTGTGCCCCGACTGGGACTCGTGGGACGCCAACAAGCCGGTGGACAACGCCCGCGAGGCCATGCAGCAGGCCGACGAGTGGCTGGGCATCCCCCAG GTCATCACCCCAGAGGAGATCGTGGACCCCAACGTGGATGAGCACTCGGTCATGACCTACCTGTCGCAGTTCCCCAAGGCCAAGCTCAAGCCGGgggcccccctgcgccccaaaCTCAACCCCAAGAAGGCCCGAGCCTACGGCCCCG GCATCGAGCCCACGGGGAACATGGTGAAGCAGCGAGCCGAGTTCACAGTGGAGACCATCAGCGCAGGACAGGGCGACGTCCTGGTGTACGTGGAGGACCCCGCTGGGCACCGCGAGGAG gctaAAGTGGTGGCCAACAACGACAAGAACCGCACGTTCTCCGTCTCCTACGTCCCCAAGGTCACCGGCGTGCACAAG GTGACGGTGCTGTTCGCGGGACAGCACATCGCCAAGAGCCCCTTCGAGGTGCAGgtggggcgggcggccggcgacgcGGGCCGCGTCTCAGCGCAGGGCCCCGGCCTCGAGCCCATTGGCAACGTGGCCAACAAGAGCACCTACTTCGAGATCTTCACTGCTG GCGCGGGGCCCGGTGAGGTGGAGGTGGCCATTGTGGACCCCAGCGGGCGCCGGGGCGCCGTGGAGCCGACGCTGGAGGCCCGGGGCGACGGCACCTACCGCTGCACCTACCGCCCCACGGCCGAGGGGCCCCACGCCGTCCACGTGGCCTTCGGCGGCACCCCCATCCCCAAGAGCCCCTTCGCCGTCACCGTGGGGCAGg CCTGCAACCCAGCGGCGTGCCGTGctgtgggccgggggctgcagcccaAGGGGCTGCGGGTGAAGGAGACGGCCGACTTCAAGGTCTACACCAAgggggccggcagcggcgagCTCAAAGTCACCGTCAAGGGCCCCA AGGGGGCAGAGAGCGTGAAGCAGAAGGACCTCGGGGACGGCGTCTTCGGGTTCGAGTATTTCCCCACGACGCCGGGGACCTACACGGTGACGGTGACCTGGGGGGGCCAGCACATCCCCCGCAG ccccttcgaGGTGAAGGTGTCCCCCGAGTGCGGGAGCCAGAAGGTGCGGGCCTGGGGACCCGGCCTGGAGGGCGGCGTGGTGGGCAAGTCGGCCGACTTCGTGGTGGAGGCCATCGGTGACGACGTCGGCACCCTCG GCTTCTCGGTGGAGGGCCCGTCGCAGGCAAAGATTGAGTGCGACGACCGGGGCGACGGCTCGTGCGACGTGCGTTACTGGCCCCAGGAGCCCGGCGCCTACGCCGTGCACGTGCTCTGCGACAACGAGGACATCCGCCGCAGCCCCTTCATGGCCGACATCCGCCCCGCGCCTCGCGACTCCTTCCCTGAGAAG GTCAAAGCCCAAGGCCCCGGGCTGGAGAAAACGGGGGTGGCCGTGAACAAACCCGCCGAGTTCACGGTGGACGCCAAAAGCGGGGGGAAGGGACCCCTCAAGGTGCAGGTGCAG gaCGCGGAGGGCAACCCCGTGGACGTGTCGGTCAAGGACAACGGCAACGGCACCTACAGCTGCTCCTACGTGCCCAAGAAGCCGCTCAAGCACACAGCCATGCTGTCCTGGGGCGGCGTGAACATCCCCCAGAGCCCCTTCAGG GTGAACGTGGGGGCTGGCAGCCACCCCCACAAGGTGAAGGTCTACGGCCCCGGCGTGGCCAAGACGGGGCTCAAGGCCCACGAGCCCACGTACTTCACCGTGGACTGCACCGAGGCCGGGCAGG GGGACGTGAGCATCGGCATCAAGTGTGCCCCGGGGGTGGTGGGCCCTGCCGAGGCCGACATCGACTTCGACATCATCCGCAACGACAACGACACCTTCACCGTGCGCTACAcgccccgcggccccggtgcCTACACCATCATGGTGCTCTTTGCCGACCAG GCCACCCCCACCAGCCCCATCCGGATCAAGGTCGACCCCTCGCATGACGCCAGCAAGGTGAAGGCGGAGGGGCCGGGCGTCAGCCGCTCCG GTGTGGAGCTGGGGAAGCCGACCCACTTCACGGTCAACGCCAAAGCAgggggccgggcgcccctggACGTGCAGGTGACGGGGCCCGGCAAGGGCGACGCCGTGCGGGACCTGGAGGTGCTCGACAACCACGACGGCACCCACACCGTGAAGTACACCCCCGTGCAGCAG gGTAACTTGGGGGTCGCGGTGACCTACGGGGGTGACCACATCCCCAAGAGCCCCTTCACCGTCGGCGTCGCCCCCAGCCTCGACCTGGGCAAGATCAAGATCTCCGGCCTGGACGACA agctGGAGGTGGGGAAGGACCAGGAGTTCACGGTGAAGTCGAAGGGCGCTGGGGGCCAGGGCAAAGTGGGGGCGAAGATCACGGGCCCCTCGCGCAAGCCGGTGCCCTGCAAGGTGGAGCCGGGGCTGAGCCCCGAGAACAGCCTGGTGCGCTTCATCCCCCGCGAGGAGGGGCCCTACGAGGTGGAGGTCACCTACGACGGCGTCCCCGTGCCCGGCAGCCCCTTCCCCGTCGAGGCCGTGCCCCCCACCGACCCCTCCAAG GTTCGCGCCTacgggccagggctgcaggggggcCTGGCCGGGGTGCCGGCCCCCTTCACCATCGACACGAAGGGTGCTGGCACGGGGGGCCTGGGGCTGACGGTGGAGGGCCCCTGCGAGGCCAAGATCGAGTGCCTGGACAACGGCGACGGCACCTGCTCTGTCTCCTACCTGCCCACCGAGCCCGGCGATTACAACATCAACATCCTCTTCGCCGGTGCCCACGTGCCGGGCTCGCCCTTCCGGGCGCCCGTGCGGGCCCCCTTCGACGCCTCCAAGGTGACGtgctcggggccggggctggaaGGCGCCACGGCGGGCCAGCCCGGCCACTTCCGCGTGGACTGCAGCCGAGCCGGCACGGCCGAGCTCACCATCGGCATCACCTCGGAGGCGGGGGCCCGCGCCGAGGTGCGGGTGGAGGACAACGGCGACGGCACCTACACCATTGCCTACACCCCGCTCAGCCCCGGCGTCTACACCATCACTGTGGAGTATGGTGGCCAGCCCGTGCCCCACTTCCCCAGCAAGGTCCGCGTGGAGCCCGCTGTCGACACGGCCGGCGTGAAGGTCTACGGGCCCGGCGTGGAGGGCAAGG GCGTGTTCAGGGAGGCGGTGACGGAGTTTGACGTGGACGCCCGGGCCCTCACCAAGGCCGGGGGTCCCCACGTGAAGACGCGCGTGTCGAACCCCTCGGGGAACGTCACCGAGACCTTTGTGGAGGACCGCGGGGACGGCACCTACCACGTGGAGTACACGCCGTACGAGGAGG GCATGCACACGGTGGAGGTGAGCTACGCcggcagccctgtgccccacagccCCTTCCGGGTGCCTGTCACCGAGGGCTGCGACCCAGCCCGTGTCCGTGTCCACGGCCCCGGCATCCAGAGCGGCACCACCAACAAGCCCAACAAGTTCACTGTGGAGACCCG GGGCGCTGGCACTGggggcctgggcctggccgtggaggGGCCCTCGGAGGCCAAGATGTCGTGCACTGACAACAAGGACGGGAGCTGCTCCGTGGAGTACGTGCCATATGAGCCGGGCACCTACAGCCTCAACGTCACCTACGGCGGGCACCAGGTCCCTG GGAGCCCCTTCAAAGTGCCAGTGACAGACGTGGTGGACTCGTCCAAGGTGAAGTGCGCGGGGCCAGGGCTGACGCCGGGCGTCGTGCGAGCCAACGTGCCCCAGACCTTCACTGTCGACACCAGCAAGGCCGGCGTCGCCCCCCTGGACGTTAAGGTTCAGGGCCCCAAAG gcgTGGTGGAGCCTGTGGACGTGGCAGACAACGGGGACGGGACGCAGAGCGTGAGCTATGTGCCGTCCCGCGAGGGGCCCTACAGCATCTCCGTGCGCTACGGGGACGAGGAGGTGCCCCGCAG CCCCTTCAAGGTGAAGGCGCTGCCCACCCACGACGCCAGCAAGGTGAAGGCGAGCGGCCCCGGGCTCAACACCACGGGGGTCCCCGCCAGCCTGCCTGTGGAGTTCACCATCGACGCCAAGGACGCCGGCGAGGGGCTGCTGGCCGTGCAGATCACG GACCCCGAGGGCAAGCCCAAGAAGGCGACGATCCGCGACAACCAGGACGGCACCTACACGGTGTCCTACGTCCCCGACATGACGGGCCGCTACACCATCCTCATCAAGTACGGCGGCGACGAGatcccctactcgccctaccgcATCCGGGCTGTGCCCGCCGGCGACGCCAGCAAGTGCACCGTCACTG gggcaggcatcgGCCCCACCATCCAGATCGGCGAGGAGACGGTGATCACGGTGGACGCCAAGGCAGCCGGCAAGGGCAAGGTGACGTGCACCGTCTGCACGCCTGACGGCTCCGAGGTGGACGTGGACGTGGTGGAGAACGCCGATGGCACCTTCGACATCTTCTACACCGCCCCCCAGCCCGGGAAGTACGTCATCTGTGTGCGCTTTGGGGGCGAGCACATCCCCAACAGCCCCTTCCAGGTCATG GCGACCGACCGCCCGCTGCTGGGCGTCAACGGGCTGGACATGGCCGGCCTGCGCCCCTTCGACCTCGTCATCCCCTTCACCATCAAGAAGGGGGAGATCACAG GCGAGGTGCGGATGCCCTCGGGGAAGGTGGCAAAGCCGGACATCACAGACAACAAGGATGGGACGGTGACAGTGCGCTTTGCCCCCACCGAGGCCGGCCTGCACGAGATGGACATCCGCTACGAGAACATGCACATCCCAG gcagccCACTGCAGTTCTACGTGGACTACGTGAACAGCGGCCATGTCACGGCCTACGGCCCCGGTCTCATCCACGGCACCGTCAACAAGCCCGCCACCTTCACCGTCAACACCAAGGATGCTGGCGAGG gTGGGCTCTCGCTGGCCGTGGAGGGGCCTTCCAAGGCGGAGATCAGCTGCACCGACAACCAGGACGGCTCGTGCAGCGTCTCCTACCTGCCCGTGCTGCCCGGGGACTACAGCATCGTGGTGAAGTACAACGACAAGCACATCCCGGGGAGCCCCTTCACCGCCCGCATCACCG GTGACGACAGCCTGCGCCTGTCCCACCTCAAGGTGGGCACCTCGGCCGACATCCCCCTGGACATCGGGGAGACGGACCTGAGCCAGCTCACGGCCACCGTCACCTCGCCCTCGGGGCGCGAGGAGCCCTGCCAGCTCAAGCGCCTCCGCAACGGCCACGTCG GCATCTCCTTCGTGCCGCAGGAGGTGGGCGAGCACCTGGTGCACATCTCTCGCGGGGGGAAGCCGCTGGCCCGCAGCCCTGTGGCCGTCACCATCAGCCAGGCCGAGCTCGGGGACGCCAGCCGGGTGCGCGTGGCCGGGCCTGGCCTGCGCGAGGGCCGCACCTTCGAGCCGGCCCACTTCACCATCGACACCCGCGACGCCG GCTACGGGGGGCTCAGCCTGTCCATCGAGGGCCCCAGCAAGGTGGACATCACCACGGAGGAGCTGGAGGACGGGACCTGCCGCGTCTCCTACTGCCCCACCGAGCCCGGCAACTACATCATCTCCGTGAAGTTCGGGGACCAGCATGTCCCCG GGAGCCCCTTCTCAGTGAAGGTGACAGGTGAGGGCCGGGTGAAGGAGAGCATCACGCGCCGGCgccgggctccccaggaggcCAGCGTGGGCACCGCCTGCGACCTCAGCCTCAAGATGCcgg AGCTGAGCCCCCACGACGTGACGGCGGTGGTGACGGGCCCCTCGGGCCAGGCGGTGGCGGCCCAGGTGCTGGAGGGCGACAGCGGCGCCTACTGCATCCGCTTCGTGCCCACCGAGACGGGCGTCCACTCAGTCAGCGTCAAGGACCGGGGCCAGCACGTGCCCGGCAGCCCCTTCCAGTTCACCGTGGGGCCCCTGGGCGAGGGGGGCGCCCACAAGGtccgcgccggcggccccggtcTCGAGCGGGCCGAGGCTGGAGTGCCAG ccgAGTTCAGCATCTGGACACGGGAGGCGGGCGCTGGGGGCCTCTCCATCGCCGTCGAGGGGCCCAGCAAGGCCGAGATCGCCTTCGAGGACCGCAAGGACGGCTCTTGCGGCGTCTCCTACGTCGTCCAGGAGCCTG GCGACTACGAGGTGTCGGTGAAGTTCAATGAGGAGCACATCCCCGACAGCCCCTTCGTGGTGACGGCCGCGGCCCCCTGTGACGCCGCCCGGCGCCTCACTGTTTCTAGCCTTCAG GAGTCCGGGCTGAAGGTGCACCAGCCGGCCTCCTTCGCCGTCAGCCTCAACGGGGCCAAGGGGGTGCTGGACGCCAAGGTGCACAGCCCCTCGGGAGCCCTCGAGGAGTGCCACATCACCGAGGTCACCGAAg aCAAGTTTGCGGTGCGGTTCATCCCGCGGGAGAACGGCGTTTACTCCATCGACGTCAAGTTCGACGGCTCGCAcatccccggcagccccttcAAGGTGCGGGTGGGCGAGCCGGGCCAGGCCGGCGACCCCGGCCTCGTCTCCGCCTACGGCCCCGGCCTCGAGGGCGGCACCACAG GCTCGCCGGCGGAGTTCGTGGTGAACACGGCCAAGGCGGGCCCCGGGGCGCTGGCCGTCACCATCGACGGCCCCTCCAAGGTGAAGATGGAGTGCCGCGAGTGCCCCGAGGGCTACCGCGTCACCTACACCCCCCTGGCCCCCGGCAGCTACCTCATCGCCGTCAAGTTCGGGGGGCCCCACCACATCGCCGGCAGCCCCTTCAAGGCCAAGATCACCG GCCCGCGCCTGGTGAGCAGCCACAGCCTGCGCGAGACGTCGTCGGTGCTGGTGgacgcggggggccgggccgaggctgggggggccccgccgggcgcccccaAGTTCCCCTCCGACGCCGCCAAGGTGGTGGCCAAGGGGCTGGGGCTCAACAAGGCCTTTGTGGGCCAGAAGAACTCCTTCACCGTCGACTGCAGCAAGGCCG GGAACAACATGCTGCTGGTGGGGGTGCAGGGCCCGCGGGCGCCCTGCGAGGAGATCGTGGTGAAGCACCTGGGCAACCAGCTCTACAATGTGGGCTACCTGCTGCGCGACCGGGGCGACTACGTCCTGGTGGTCAAGTGGGGCGACCAGCACGTGCCCAACAGCCCCTTCCACGTCTCCGTGCCCtga